DNA sequence from the Candidatus Zixiibacteriota bacterium genome:
CACCGCTACCGGATGGAAGTCAAAGCCGTTTGCCGAGTACCTCCTCGATGAATTCGGCGTGGCGGCACTTTCCGGAACGGCTTTTGGCAGCTTTGGCGAAGGATATCTGAGGTTTTCTTACGCCAATTCCGTGGAAAACATCAAAATTGCCCTGTCACAAATCAAGTCAGCTGTAGCAAAAATTAAGCAGAACGCTTAAGTTTTTCGGAAACTGTCCGATTTTTACACATAGAGCGCAGAAATTGTGATGTATAGATCGGATTGTTTTTTGTTGACAGGAATTATACCAACATCTAACTTCATATCGCAGTAGAAATTAATAGATATCTGTTCAAGCTTTGGTACTTTTGAACAGCTTTAAGTTCTGCTAGTGTTTCTGCTTGAATAGAAGAAACTAAAGATAACTTTACGGAAATGTAAATCTTTAAGGACACAAGGAGGTGAAAGGAGGGCGCAATTGATTCCTTTGTTAAAACCTTTAAACCTATTGGAGGGTATTAAAGTTGAGTAAAAAATTTTTACATTCGGTAACATTGCTGGTTCTGGCGTTTATCATTGTGCTCCCGCATTATGTCTTTGCCGGAACCACCGGCCGCTTGACCGGAAAGGTTGTCAATGAAGAAACTGGAGAACCTATCCCGGGCGTTGCGGTATCGGTAGTCGGAACCAAAATGGGCGCTCTGACTAATGAAGACGGGGAGTACACCATCATCAATGTGCCAGTCGGCACATATACCCTGAGAGCATCGATAATCGGGTTTGCCCCGGTTGAGATAACCAATGCGATGGTCTCAGTTGACTTAGCTACTTACATCGATTTCACTCTATCCCGCAAAGCGCTGGAACTCGGCAAGACGATTGTAGTTCGCGCCGAAAGACCTTTGATTCTGAAAGACAAGACCACCTCGGTCGCCATTACTACCAGCGAGAAGCTGCAGGCGATGCCGGTGCGCGGCTTTGAGCAGGTGGTCGGCATTCAGAATAGCGTGGTGCGGATGAATTCCAACGTTGATATCCGTCAGCGCGGATTTGGTCGCGAATCGCTGGCGATGGCGCCGGAAATCAACCTGCGCGGCGGGCGTCCCTCGGAAGTCGCCTACTATGTTGACGGCTTCTCGCAGCAGGACCCGCTGTCCGGTATTTCGACGGCAAATATCGCCAATAATGCCATTCAGGAAGTGGCCGTGACCTCCGGCGCCTTCTCGGCGGAGTACGGTCATGTCGCTTCCGGTATTGTCAATGTAACAACTCGCTCCGGCGGAGAAATCTATCACGGAAATCTGGAGCTGGTCAGCGATAACGCCGCCACTATTTTCGGATATGACAGCTACGACCAGAACTGGTATTCAGCCGACCTGAGCGGTCCGATTCCTGGTCTGGATAAAGCCTTTTTCTTCTTCTCCGGCGAGCGCCGTTTCCTGGCGGACCGTACGCCATCGGCTGTAACTTCCGATGTTTACAAGCAGTTCGGATTGGAATCGAACTTCGAAGAGCCGCAGCGTCTGCCGGCAAACTCTTTGCGCGGCTGGTCTTACCAGGGGAAGCTTGATTTTCAGTTAACTCAGAATATGAAGCTCTCCATAAACGGTAACGGCTCCTATGACAGATGGCAGGAATACCGTCATTACTACCTGAATCCGGCTTATGTAAGCCAGGTTGAGCATTCGCCTTATTATGTCGACAAGAACCTCGGTTTGAATGCCAAGATAACTCATCAGCTAAATCCCAATACCTTTTACAACTTCTCCATATCGTCGTTCCTGACGGAGCGTACTAGAGGGGATGGTAAGGTTTTTGAGGATTACAATGCTTATGAGCGGAAAATCGAAATTCGCGATTACAATAACCGCGATTCGGTGGTCCGAATCGACGTCCTTGCCAATCCGGAGTATGATTTGCATAACCTCTTCCGCGAGGGAGACAGTCTCTTTTACAGTGACATCTACTTTGGGTTCCCCGATTCGTTGAGAGGAACCGAGGCTGATTCATTTGTGACTTTTATTGAGTCACTCTGGCCCAACTATCTGCAGAGAAAGTCATCCTACTACGGTATCAAGGGAGACATCACCAGCCAGGTGACGCCGAGCAATACCATCAAGTTCGGATTTGACTTCCAGCGTCATACGCTTCGGTATTTCGAGAACCTGAATGCAACGCAGGATCATGACCCGACCAAGACCACGGAGCGTCTGAACCGTTACGGTTACGACCTCGCGGGAGATGAATCGGATGATGAAGATTTTATGAATAACACGAAGCATCCAATTAATCTTGGTGTATATGTTCAGGACCGTTTCGAATGGCGCGGTTTGATTCTGAATGGCGGCTTGCGCTATGATTACTTTGATTACAAGGCGCTTCGCCTGAAGAATATTTATCGTCCGTTTGACGCCGGCAATATCGGTGACAGCCAGCTGGACAGCACAGACCTGGAAGACAGCAAGGCGTTTTCGCGTCTGTCTCCCCGGTTGGGCGTCTCCTTCCCTGTCAGCGACAAAACGCAGCTCTACTTCAACTTCGGCAAGTTCTATCAGCGTCCCGACCTGGTTCGCCTCTACACCGGTTACGATTTCCTGGAGGCGCGCGTAACGGCCGGATCATACTATCCGTTCCCCAGCCCGAATCTGGAGCCGGAAATGACGACCCAGTATGAGTTCGGTATGACGCACCAGCTGGGCGATAATACCGCGGTTGAGTTGACGGCATATTACAAGGATGTGTCGGACCTGACTCAGATTTACCATCTTGACGGTGTTTTTCCGAAGGCGTACGATTTCTTCGCCAACGCCGATTATGGTACTATCAAGGGATTCGATTTCAATCTGACTATGCGTCGGACCAGGAATCTGGCACTCGACCTGAAGTACTCGCTCAGTTATGCGACGGGAACCGGCTCTTACGCTCAGTCCACCTATAACATTGCCTGGAAGAATCCGACGGGGACCCCCAAGAGGACCAACCCGCTCGATTACGACCAGCGGCATAGTATCATAGGTGTCATTGATTTCCGCACGGTCAAAGGTGAAGGTCCGGTTCTGGGCAATTTCCGTCCGTTGGAGAACTTTGGAGCGAGCGCCGTTGTTCAGATTGCCAGCGGCACGCCCTATACGCCGATGCAGATTTACGACGGTGTCAGCCCTAATGCCTCGGTTCAGCAGATACCGACCGGTCCTATCAACTCCGCTAATCTTCCCTGGCAGTTCACGGTCGATGTTAAGGCGGAAAGAACGATTCGCGTGGGCAGTTTCAATCTGGTGCCGTACATCTGGATAAAGAATCTGCTCAACAAAGAAAACGTTCTGTCGGTCTATGAAGGTACCGGCAAGGCATATACCTCAGGTTATCTGGAGACTCCCGAGGGTCAGGTGCGCGCCAGCGCCGCCGGGACCGGCGAGGAGTTTGCCTACAGATATAATCTTGGCCAGAATAACCCCAAGAACTACTCTAATCCCAGAATGATTTATTTTGGGCTGCGGATGTCGTTCTAAAGAATGAGGGATAGGAAAATGAAAATACGATTTTTAGGAACGCTATTGATATTTATTCTGTTGGCTTTGCCTCTGACGGCGGCGCCCCCGGCGGGGAAAGAAAATGCCGCCTGGATGAGGGCAATGAAATCGACGCAGATAGATAATGAGTCGTACATTGACGCCAACTTAATATTCATGTTTGTTACCAACCATGGTAACTTCGGCCGCGACCTGGCCGGGGTATTTGGCCATGATTACGGCACTTATTACCCGTATACTGATATCGGTTCTATCGAGAACGGTTCCAATATCTCCTCGCCGCTTTATGCGTCGGGGCTCTGGATTGGCGGCGTTGACTCGGTTTCCGGTGAAGTGCGGGTGATTATCGCCGAGTACAGCGATGAGTATGTGCCGGGTCCGATGCAGGGAGGAACATTCCTTCCCGACCGGCCTGAATTCAGGGTCTATAAACTTTATGCGGAGAGTCTGGCGAACAATCCCAACCAGGATTATCTGGAGTATCTTCAGTATGCCGTCGCCCAGGGGGCTCCCTTTGAGACCACCCTCACCGGCGACACCATACCCAAGATGATAGGCGACCAGATGCTCTGGGCAGTCTATAACGATGCCGACCCGGGCCAGCATACCAACAACTCCGGTGAGACCAATCCTCTTGGAATTGAGGTCAGGCAAACTACTTTCG
Encoded proteins:
- a CDS encoding TonB-dependent receptor → MSKKFLHSVTLLVLAFIIVLPHYVFAGTTGRLTGKVVNEETGEPIPGVAVSVVGTKMGALTNEDGEYTIINVPVGTYTLRASIIGFAPVEITNAMVSVDLATYIDFTLSRKALELGKTIVVRAERPLILKDKTTSVAITTSEKLQAMPVRGFEQVVGIQNSVVRMNSNVDIRQRGFGRESLAMAPEINLRGGRPSEVAYYVDGFSQQDPLSGISTANIANNAIQEVAVTSGAFSAEYGHVASGIVNVTTRSGGEIYHGNLELVSDNAATIFGYDSYDQNWYSADLSGPIPGLDKAFFFFSGERRFLADRTPSAVTSDVYKQFGLESNFEEPQRLPANSLRGWSYQGKLDFQLTQNMKLSINGNGSYDRWQEYRHYYLNPAYVSQVEHSPYYVDKNLGLNAKITHQLNPNTFYNFSISSFLTERTRGDGKVFEDYNAYERKIEIRDYNNRDSVVRIDVLANPEYDLHNLFREGDSLFYSDIYFGFPDSLRGTEADSFVTFIESLWPNYLQRKSSYYGIKGDITSQVTPSNTIKFGFDFQRHTLRYFENLNATQDHDPTKTTERLNRYGYDLAGDESDDEDFMNNTKHPINLGVYVQDRFEWRGLILNGGLRYDYFDYKALRLKNIYRPFDAGNIGDSQLDSTDLEDSKAFSRLSPRLGVSFPVSDKTQLYFNFGKFYQRPDLVRLYTGYDFLEARVTAGSYYPFPSPNLEPEMTTQYEFGMTHQLGDNTAVELTAYYKDVSDLTQIYHLDGVFPKAYDFFANADYGTIKGFDFNLTMRRTRNLALDLKYSLSYATGTGSYAQSTYNIAWKNPTGTPKRTNPLDYDQRHSIIGVIDFRTVKGEGPVLGNFRPLENFGASAVVQIASGTPYTPMQIYDGVSPNASVQQIPTGPINSANLPWQFTVDVKAERTIRVGSFNLVPYIWIKNLLNKENVLSVYEGTGKAYTSGYLETPEGQVRASAAGTGEEFAYRYNLGQNNPKNYSNPRMIYFGLRMSF